Proteins encoded in a region of the Bacillus sp. T3 genome:
- the dapA gene encoding 4-hydroxy-tetrahydrodipicolinate synthase: protein MTIFGRVSTAMVTPFDKNGHIDFAKTTQLVNYLLDNGSDSLVVAGTTGESPTLSKEEKLALFQHVVSIVDKRVPVIAGTGSYNTYESIELTKKAEQIGVDAVMLVGPYYNKPNQEGLYQHFKAIAESTTLPVMVYNIPGRSVVNIQPETIIRLSAIPNIVAVKEASGDLGAMTKIIAETDDSFAVYSGDDGLALPILAIGGVGVISVAAHVIGNEMQELVQAFLNGETQKAAKLHQQLLPIMQGLFKAPNPVPVKTALQLKGLDVGSVRLPLVPLTEQERATLAKLIK from the coding sequence ATGACTATTTTCGGTCGGGTTTCAACCGCTATGGTAACCCCGTTTGATAAAAATGGACATATTGATTTTGCAAAAACAACACAATTGGTGAATTATTTACTCGACAATGGGTCAGATTCCCTCGTCGTAGCAGGTACAACTGGTGAATCTCCAACACTTTCAAAAGAAGAAAAATTGGCCTTGTTTCAACATGTAGTAAGCATTGTAGATAAGCGAGTCCCAGTTATTGCTGGAACCGGTAGCTATAATACTTATGAATCAATCGAATTGACGAAAAAGGCAGAACAAATCGGCGTGGATGCTGTCATGCTTGTCGGACCTTATTACAATAAGCCGAACCAAGAAGGACTATATCAGCATTTTAAAGCAATCGCAGAAAGCACAACACTCCCTGTCATGGTTTACAATATACCAGGGCGTTCAGTTGTAAATATTCAACCAGAAACCATTATTCGCCTATCTGCCATTCCCAATATTGTTGCCGTAAAAGAAGCTAGTGGGGATTTAGGTGCGATGACGAAAATCATCGCGGAAACAGATGATTCTTTTGCAGTGTATAGTGGAGACGATGGTCTAGCACTGCCTATATTAGCAATTGGTGGTGTCGGGGTTATTTCCGTTGCAGCCCATGTAATCGGTAATGAAATGCAGGAATTAGTTCAAGCCTTCCTTAATGGGGAAACTCAAAAGGCGGCAAAGCTTCATCAGCAACTGCTACCGATTATGCAAGGACTGTTTAAAGCGCCAAACCCTGTTCCCGTTAAAACAGCACTGCAATTAAAAGGCTTAGATGTAGGATCGGTACGCTTACCTCTTGTGCCGTTAACAGAGCAAGAGCGTGCAACATTAGCAAAATTAATCAAATAA
- a CDS encoding ClpP family protease gives MDFFKQEQEQPNEEKAPGLLEKIQQLGQTNVPQLSQDSTIHCLTIIGQIEGHLQLPPQNKTTKYEHLIPQIVAIEQNPKIEGLLVILNTVGGDVEAGLAISEMLASLSKPTVSIVLGGGHSIGVPIAVSCDYSYIAETATMTIHPIRLTGMVIGVPATFEYLDKMQERVVNFVKKHSKITEEKFKDLMFAKGNLTRDIGTNVIGADAVEYGLIDEVGGVGQALRKLNELIDLKKKEDEGIIQ, from the coding sequence ATGGACTTCTTTAAACAAGAGCAAGAGCAACCGAATGAAGAAAAGGCTCCCGGTCTTTTAGAAAAAATACAGCAGCTTGGGCAAACAAATGTACCTCAATTATCACAAGACTCAACCATACATTGCTTAACAATTATCGGACAGATTGAAGGACATTTACAACTGCCGCCACAAAACAAAACAACCAAATATGAGCATCTAATCCCGCAAATCGTGGCCATCGAACAAAATCCAAAAATCGAAGGATTGCTTGTTATCTTGAACACAGTCGGCGGAGATGTTGAGGCAGGACTAGCAATATCCGAAATGTTGGCATCTTTATCAAAGCCAACTGTCTCCATCGTCTTAGGCGGTGGACATTCAATTGGTGTCCCGATCGCTGTTTCCTGTGATTATTCTTATATTGCAGAAACGGCAACCATGACCATTCATCCAATCCGATTAACTGGTATGGTGATTGGGGTCCCAGCAACCTTTGAATACTTGGATAAAATGCAGGAGCGGGTCGTTAATTTCGTGAAAAAGCATTCGAAGATTACGGAGGAAAAATTTAAGGATTTAATGTTCGCAAAGGGGAATTTAACGAGAGATATTGGAACAAATGTCATTGGCGCTGATGCTGTTGAATATGGGTTAATTGATGAGGTCGGTGGTGTAGGGCAGGCACTTAGGAAATTAAACGAGCTTATTGATTTGAAGAAAAAGGAAGATGAGGGGATCATCCAATGA
- a CDS encoding YlmC/YmxH family sporulation protein — MKLSELSGKEIVDVKRAERLGVLGQTDLEINEQTGQIEALLIPTLKWFGLRKQGNEVRVPWQHIKKIGNDMIIIDIPDSEID, encoded by the coding sequence ATGAAGTTAAGTGAGTTAAGTGGAAAAGAAATCGTCGATGTGAAACGAGCAGAACGTCTGGGCGTATTAGGTCAAACCGACCTTGAAATTAACGAACAAACAGGTCAAATTGAGGCGCTGCTTATTCCAACGTTAAAATGGTTCGGGTTAAGGAAGCAAGGAAATGAAGTGCGTGTGCCGTGGCAGCACATTAAAAAAATTGGAAATGATATGATCATCATTGATATACCAGATAGTGAAATAGACTAA
- the pnp gene encoding polyribonucleotide nucleotidyltransferase gives MDQEKQIFSIDWAGRKLSVEIGQLAKQANGAALVRYGDTVVLSTATASKEPKPLDFFPLTVNYEERLYAVGKIPGGFIKREGRPSEKAILASRLIDRPIRPLFADGFRNDVQVVSIVMSVDQDCSSEMAAMFGSSLALCVSDIPFEGPIAGVVVGRVDGKFVINPTVEESEKSDMHLSVAGTKDAINMVEAGAKEVPEEVMLEAIMFGHDEIKRLIAFQEEIVAQIGKAKREITLFELDKDLETEIREFCEEEMIAAIQVQEKHAREEAIKAVKDKVMAKYEEAEAEPDDLKQVKQILDKIVKGEVRRLITVEKVRPDGRKPDEIRPLSSETGLLPRTHGSGLFTRGQTQALSICTLGALGDVQILDGLGIEEEKRFMHHYNFPNFSVGETGPMRGPGRREIGHGALGERALEPIIPDEKDFPYTVRLVSEVLESNGSTSQASICASTLAMMDAGVPIKAPVAGIAMGLVKSGEHYTILTDIQGMEDHLGDMDFKVAGTAKGVTALQMDIKIDGLSREILEEALQQAKLGRMHILDSMLKTISEPKSELSKYAPKIFTMNINPDKIRDVIGPSGKQINKIIEETGVKIDIEQDGTIFISSTNEEMNQKAKKIIEDIVREVEVGQMYLGKVKRIEKFGAFVEIFAGKDGLVHISELAEERVGKVEDVLSLGDEILVKVTEIDKQGRVNLSRKAVLKEQREQKEQAQS, from the coding sequence ATGGATCAAGAAAAACAAATCTTTTCCATTGATTGGGCTGGTCGCAAATTATCAGTTGAAATTGGCCAACTAGCAAAACAAGCAAATGGTGCTGCTTTAGTTCGCTATGGTGATACAGTAGTATTAAGCACGGCAACAGCATCAAAAGAACCAAAGCCATTAGATTTCTTCCCACTAACTGTGAATTATGAAGAAAGACTATATGCTGTCGGGAAAATCCCAGGCGGTTTCATCAAACGTGAAGGACGTCCAAGCGAAAAAGCGATTCTCGCTAGCCGCTTAATTGACCGTCCAATTCGTCCGTTATTTGCGGATGGGTTCCGTAATGATGTACAAGTAGTCAGCATCGTGATGAGTGTTGATCAAGATTGTTCATCAGAAATGGCTGCTATGTTTGGTTCATCATTAGCGCTATGCGTTTCTGATATTCCATTTGAAGGACCAATTGCTGGTGTTGTAGTGGGTCGAGTAGATGGAAAATTCGTTATTAACCCAACAGTTGAAGAATCAGAGAAAAGTGATATGCACCTATCTGTAGCTGGTACGAAAGACGCCATCAACATGGTCGAAGCTGGTGCAAAAGAAGTTCCTGAAGAAGTGATGCTTGAAGCAATCATGTTTGGTCATGATGAAATCAAACGTTTAATCGCTTTCCAAGAGGAAATTGTTGCTCAAATCGGAAAAGCAAAAAGAGAAATTACGTTATTTGAATTAGATAAAGATTTAGAGACGGAAATCCGTGAATTCTGCGAGGAAGAAATGATCGCAGCGATTCAAGTACAAGAAAAGCATGCTCGTGAAGAAGCCATTAAAGCAGTAAAAGATAAAGTAATGGCAAAATACGAAGAGGCAGAAGCTGAACCAGATGATCTTAAACAAGTGAAGCAAATCCTTGATAAAATTGTAAAAGGTGAAGTGCGTCGTTTAATTACGGTGGAAAAAGTACGTCCAGATGGTCGGAAACCCGATGAAATTCGCCCACTGTCATCTGAAACTGGTTTGTTACCGCGTACGCATGGTTCTGGCTTATTTACACGTGGACAAACTCAAGCACTCAGCATTTGTACATTAGGTGCACTAGGAGATGTTCAAATCCTAGATGGTCTAGGTATTGAAGAAGAAAAACGCTTTATGCACCACTATAATTTCCCTAATTTTAGCGTAGGGGAAACAGGGCCAATGCGTGGACCAGGTCGTCGTGAAATTGGGCATGGTGCATTAGGTGAACGTGCTCTTGAACCAATTATCCCAGATGAAAAGGATTTCCCATATACAGTACGTCTTGTTTCAGAGGTTTTAGAATCAAATGGTTCGACTTCACAAGCAAGTATTTGTGCAAGTACATTGGCTATGATGGATGCAGGGGTTCCGATTAAGGCGCCTGTAGCTGGGATTGCAATGGGTCTTGTTAAGTCAGGTGAACATTATACAATTTTAACTGACATTCAAGGAATGGAAGATCATTTAGGTGATATGGACTTTAAAGTAGCTGGTACAGCTAAAGGCGTAACAGCTTTACAAATGGATATTAAAATTGACGGACTTTCTCGTGAAATATTAGAAGAAGCTCTACAACAAGCAAAACTTGGTCGGATGCATATTTTAGATTCAATGCTTAAAACGATTTCTGAACCAAAATCAGAGCTTTCAAAATACGCACCAAAAATCTTTACAATGAATATTAATCCAGACAAAATCCGTGATGTCATTGGACCAAGCGGAAAACAAATCAACAAAATCATTGAAGAAACTGGCGTAAAAATTGATATCGAGCAAGATGGAACCATCTTCATTTCATCTACAAATGAAGAAATGAACCAAAAGGCTAAGAAAATTATTGAAGATATCGTTCGTGAAGTTGAAGTTGGTCAAATGTACTTAGGTAAAGTTAAGCGAATTGAAAAGTTCGGTGCATTTGTTGAGATTTTTGCTGGCAAAGATGGACTTGTCCATATTTCAGAGTTAGCTGAAGAACGTGTCGGCAAGGTGGAAGACGTTCTTTCACTCGGCGATGAAATTCTTGTGAAGGTTACAGAAATTGATAAACAAGGTCGTGTCAACCTTTCGCGTAAAGCCGTATTAAAAGAACAACGTGAACAAAAAGAGCAAGCACAATCCTAA
- the asd gene encoding aspartate-semialdehyde dehydrogenase — translation MSQTKGYNVAVVGATGAVGQQMLQTLENRNFPISKLTLLSSARSAGKKITFKGEEITVQEAKPESFEGIDIALFSAGGSVSLELAPEAAKRGAICVDNTSAFRMDPNVPLVVPEVNEADLHQHNGIIANPNCSTIQMVVALEPIREKYGLNKVIVSTYQAVSGSGAVAIEELQQQTKAIVNGEEFEPKILPVKSDVKHFQIAFNAIPQIDKFQENGYTYEEMKMINETKKIMHLPELSVAATCVRIPVATGHSESVYFEVDQPGIQASEIKALLENAPGVVLQDDPSQQVYPMPADCVGKNDVFVGRIRNDLNEEKGFHMWVVSDNLLKGAAWNSVQIAESLIKLGLVSEK, via the coding sequence ATGAGCCAGACAAAAGGATATAATGTCGCAGTTGTTGGTGCGACTGGTGCAGTAGGACAACAAATGCTTCAAACACTTGAAAACAGAAATTTTCCAATTTCCAAACTAACATTACTTTCTTCTGCACGTTCTGCAGGTAAAAAGATTACCTTCAAAGGCGAAGAAATTACCGTACAAGAAGCAAAACCTGAAAGCTTTGAAGGAATCGATATCGCATTATTCAGTGCAGGCGGAAGTGTTTCATTAGAGCTAGCACCAGAAGCAGCAAAACGCGGTGCAATTTGTGTCGACAATACAAGTGCATTCCGTATGGATCCGAATGTTCCACTTGTTGTACCTGAAGTAAACGAAGCAGATCTTCATCAGCATAATGGCATTATTGCCAATCCAAACTGTTCAACTATCCAAATGGTTGTTGCGCTTGAACCAATCAGAGAAAAATACGGTTTAAATAAAGTAATTGTCTCAACTTACCAAGCAGTATCAGGTTCTGGAGCGGTTGCAATTGAAGAATTACAACAACAAACAAAAGCAATCGTGAACGGAGAAGAATTTGAACCAAAAATTCTTCCAGTAAAATCAGATGTAAAGCATTTTCAAATTGCCTTCAACGCCATTCCGCAAATTGATAAATTCCAGGAAAATGGCTACACATATGAAGAAATGAAAATGATTAATGAAACAAAGAAAATCATGCATTTACCTGAGCTATCTGTTGCAGCTACTTGCGTTCGTATCCCAGTTGCTACAGGACATTCCGAATCTGTTTATTTTGAAGTGGATCAGCCAGGAATTCAAGCTTCAGAAATTAAAGCATTGCTAGAAAATGCGCCAGGCGTTGTTCTTCAGGATGACCCAAGCCAGCAAGTATATCCTATGCCTGCTGATTGTGTTGGCAAAAATGATGTTTTTGTTGGACGTATTCGCAATGATTTAAACGAGGAAAAAGGGTTCCATATGTGGGTTGTTTCTGATAACCTACTAAAAGGAGCAGCTTGGAACTCAGTTCAAATTGCTGAAAGCTTAATTAAATTAGGATTAGTATCTGAAAAATAA
- the rpsO gene encoding 30S ribosomal protein S15 produces MAITQERKNELINEFKTHESDTGSPEVQIAVLTEQINNLNDHLRTHKKDHHSRRGLLKMVGKRRNLLTYLRNKDVQRYRVLINKLGLRR; encoded by the coding sequence ATGGCAATCACACAAGAGCGTAAAAACGAACTTATCAACGAGTTCAAAACACATGAATCTGATACTGGTTCTCCAGAGGTTCAAATCGCTGTCCTTACAGAACAGATCAACAATTTGAACGACCATTTGCGTACGCACAAGAAAGACCACCACTCACGTCGCGGTCTATTAAAAATGGTAGGTAAGCGTCGTAATCTACTAACATACCTACGTAACAAAGACGTTCAACGTTACCGTGTTTTAATTAACAAACTTGGTCTACGTCGATAG
- a CDS encoding YlzJ-like family protein, translated as MILYTMMPQELIFPAQQQVEPQQQLVTYQGVPLMVERTEEMDYRVVRVISTDPMHYLDERFSPGAKISF; from the coding sequence ATGATTTTATATACGATGATGCCGCAAGAATTAATCTTTCCAGCCCAACAACAGGTCGAACCACAGCAGCAGCTCGTTACATATCAGGGTGTACCGTTAATGGTTGAAAGAACGGAAGAAATGGATTATCGGGTTGTTAGGGTTATTAGTACAGATCCGATGCATTATCTGGATGAACGTTTTAGCCCAGGAGCAAAAATTTCGTTCTGA
- a CDS encoding dipicolinate synthase subunit B: MSLKGKRIGFGITGSHCTYEEIYPEIEKLVNAGAEVMPVVTFTVKNTDTRFGKGEDWIAKIEAVTGNKVIDSIVKAEPLGPKIPLDCMVIAPLTGNSMSKFANAMTDSPVLMAAKATLRNGKPVVLGISTNDALGLNGVNIMRLMATKNIYFIPFGQDDPIKKPNSMVARMSMLDQTIIAAIEGKQLQPVLVEKFRD, translated from the coding sequence ATGAGCTTGAAAGGAAAGCGAATTGGCTTTGGGATTACAGGATCCCATTGTACGTATGAAGAAATTTATCCTGAAATAGAAAAACTAGTAAATGCTGGTGCAGAAGTAATGCCAGTCGTTACGTTTACCGTAAAGAATACAGACACACGCTTTGGTAAAGGGGAGGACTGGATTGCAAAAATAGAAGCCGTAACAGGCAATAAGGTGATTGATTCCATTGTAAAGGCAGAACCACTGGGACCAAAAATCCCACTCGATTGTATGGTCATCGCACCTCTAACTGGTAACTCAATGAGTAAATTCGCTAATGCGATGACGGATTCCCCAGTTTTGATGGCTGCCAAAGCCACATTAAGAAACGGCAAACCAGTTGTGTTAGGTATTTCAACGAATGATGCGCTTGGTTTAAATGGAGTTAATATCATGAGATTAATGGCAACAAAAAATATTTATTTTATTCCATTTGGTCAGGATGATCCGATAAAAAAACCAAACTCGATGGTCGCTAGAATGTCGATGCTTGATCAAACCATAATCGCAGCTATAGAAGGAAAACAGCTGCAACCCGTTTTAGTTGAAAAATTCCGTGACTAA
- the dpaA gene encoding dipicolinic acid synthetase subunit A, translating into MLTGLQIAVVGGDARQLEIIRKLTEMDAKLSLIGFEQLDHAFTGAIKEKIEELDFANVDAIILPVPGTTLDGHIESIFSNEKVVLTDEMLAKTPEHCTIYSGISNTYLNEIIKNSGRRLVQLFERDDVAIYNSIPTVEGTIMLAIQHTDFTIHGSNIVVLGLGRVGMSVARTFQALGAKVKVGARKSEHIARITEMGLTPFLLKDIQQSVIDTDICINTIPYPVVTATVISKMPAHTLILDLASKPGGTDFRYAEKRGIKAILAPGLPGIVAPKTAGQILANVLVQLLKDDLMKRKGKTK; encoded by the coding sequence ATGCTGACAGGGTTGCAAATCGCAGTCGTTGGCGGCGATGCAAGACAGCTCGAGATCATCAGAAAGCTGACTGAGATGGATGCAAAGCTCTCGTTAATTGGTTTTGAACAGCTTGACCATGCCTTCACTGGTGCAATTAAAGAAAAAATTGAAGAATTAGATTTTGCAAATGTAGATGCAATAATCCTGCCTGTTCCCGGAACAACACTTGATGGACATATTGAATCGATTTTTTCGAATGAAAAGGTCGTATTGACGGATGAAATGCTTGCAAAAACACCTGAGCATTGCACGATTTATTCAGGTATTAGCAATACGTACCTCAATGAAATCATAAAAAATTCAGGTCGTCGTTTAGTTCAATTGTTCGAACGGGATGATGTTGCGATCTACAATTCCATCCCCACAGTAGAGGGAACGATTATGCTTGCGATTCAACATACTGATTTTACGATTCATGGTTCCAATATAGTGGTATTAGGATTGGGAAGGGTTGGAATGAGCGTAGCAAGAACCTTTCAAGCGCTTGGTGCAAAGGTGAAAGTAGGCGCAAGAAAAAGCGAACACATTGCTCGAATTACCGAAATGGGATTAACCCCATTTTTATTGAAGGATATTCAACAATCAGTCATCGATACTGATATTTGTATCAATACCATCCCATACCCGGTTGTGACAGCTACGGTTATTTCAAAAATGCCCGCTCATACATTGATTCTTGATTTAGCTTCTAAACCAGGTGGGACCGATTTTCGCTATGCGGAAAAAAGAGGAATCAAGGCGATTCTTGCCCCAGGGCTTCCAGGTATCGTAGCTCCTAAAACGGCTGGTCAAATCTTAGCGAACGTCCTTGTTCAATTGCTAAAAGATGATCTTATGAAACGGAAGGGGAAAACAAAATGA
- a CDS encoding pitrilysin family protein gives MITKHTCQNGIRVVLENIPTVRSVAIGIWIGTGSRNETPELNGISHFLEHMFFKGTKTRSAREIAESFDSIGGQVNAFTSKEYTCYYAKVLDTHAPFALEVLADMFFNSTFDEEELLKEKNVVYEEIKMYEDTPDDIVHDLLSKAVYQNHPLGYPILGTEETLQTFTGETLKQYMADAYTPENVVVSIAGNISDSFIKEVESYFGGYQGQKSVPADEKPNFFANQISRKKETEQAHLCIGFNGLQVGHDDIYQLIVLNNILGGSMSSRLFQEVREQRGLAYSVFSYHSAYQDSGIVTIYGGTGAKQLDVLFETIQETLNKLKHEGISEKELNNSKEQLKGSLMLSLESTNSRMSRNGKNELLLSRHRSLDEIVEQIDQVTKTGVDQMANTIFTDEYSIALVSPDGELPKMK, from the coding sequence TTGATTACTAAACATACTTGTCAAAATGGAATAAGAGTGGTGCTAGAAAATATTCCTACTGTTCGTTCTGTTGCAATTGGTATTTGGATTGGAACAGGATCAAGAAATGAAACACCTGAACTTAACGGGATATCCCATTTTCTAGAGCATATGTTCTTCAAAGGGACAAAAACAAGATCAGCAAGAGAAATCGCTGAATCGTTTGATAGTATCGGTGGACAGGTAAACGCCTTTACTTCTAAAGAATATACCTGTTATTACGCCAAGGTATTGGACACTCATGCTCCATTTGCCTTAGAGGTATTAGCAGATATGTTCTTTAATTCAACCTTCGATGAAGAAGAGCTTCTGAAGGAAAAAAATGTTGTTTACGAAGAAATTAAGATGTATGAAGATACTCCTGATGACATCGTGCACGATTTATTAAGCAAAGCCGTGTATCAAAACCACCCGCTTGGATATCCAATTTTAGGGACAGAGGAAACACTTCAAACGTTTACTGGTGAAACATTGAAACAATATATGGCAGATGCCTATACTCCTGAGAATGTGGTTGTATCCATTGCCGGAAATATCTCGGATTCCTTCATTAAGGAAGTCGAGTCTTATTTTGGCGGCTATCAAGGGCAAAAATCAGTCCCAGCAGATGAAAAACCGAATTTCTTTGCGAACCAGATTTCTCGTAAAAAAGAAACGGAGCAAGCCCATTTATGTATTGGCTTCAACGGTCTTCAGGTCGGTCATGACGACATTTACCAGTTGATTGTATTAAATAATATTCTAGGTGGAAGCATGAGTAGCCGTCTGTTCCAAGAGGTAAGAGAGCAGCGCGGTTTGGCTTATTCAGTCTTTTCCTACCATTCTGCCTACCAGGACTCAGGCATCGTAACCATCTATGGTGGAACAGGTGCAAAGCAGCTGGATGTCTTGTTTGAAACGATTCAGGAAACCTTGAACAAGCTCAAACATGAGGGCATTTCGGAAAAGGAATTAAACAATAGTAAGGAACAATTAAAAGGCAGTTTAATGCTAAGTCTCGAAAGTACAAATAGCCGCATGAGCCGTAACGGTAAAAATGAATTGTTATTAAGTCGTCACCGCTCACTTGATGAAATAGTCGAGCAAATCGACCAAGTGACCAAGACTGGCGTGGACCAAATGGCCAATACCATTTTCACAGATGAATATTCCATCGCCTTAGTAAGCCCAGACGGCGAACTTCCGAAAATGAAATAA
- a CDS encoding polysaccharide deacetylase family protein, with amino-acid sequence MKKIKLICIIAVTALCIIYNPISDHYVAYLKAESVQVGKHSNPLLEEITSKRKLYYVPAVDARIDPVWKATPGYNGREVDIKASYEKMKDQGHFNEEKLIYKQIKPKVHLQDLAASPIYRGNPDKPMVGFIINVAWGNEYLPDMLATLKKHNIQASFFLEGRWVKENPDLAKMISEAGHEIGNHSYTHPDMKNLSAAEIKNQLQKTNDVIEATTGRVPTWFGPPSGSYRDEVVKIADIMGLGTIIWSVDTIDWQRPAPETVIQRVESKIHPGALVLMHPTAPTAKALDRMITIIESKSLKIGTVSETLSENRIN; translated from the coding sequence ATGAAGAAAATTAAGTTAATTTGCATTATTGCAGTGACAGCTCTTTGTATTATCTATAATCCGATATCAGATCACTATGTCGCATATTTAAAGGCAGAATCTGTTCAAGTCGGTAAACATAGTAATCCTCTTCTTGAGGAAATAACAAGTAAACGTAAACTATATTACGTACCAGCCGTTGATGCACGGATAGACCCCGTTTGGAAAGCCACCCCTGGTTATAATGGACGTGAGGTGGACATCAAAGCATCCTATGAAAAAATGAAGGATCAAGGCCATTTTAATGAAGAAAAGCTTATCTATAAACAAATCAAACCAAAGGTCCATTTGCAAGATTTGGCTGCTTCACCAATTTATCGAGGGAATCCGGATAAACCAATGGTCGGATTTATTATCAATGTAGCATGGGGTAATGAATATTTACCAGATATGTTAGCAACATTAAAAAAGCATAATATACAAGCAAGCTTTTTCCTAGAAGGCAGATGGGTAAAGGAAAATCCAGATTTGGCTAAAATGATTTCAGAGGCCGGGCATGAAATTGGCAATCATTCATATACACATCCCGATATGAAAAATCTATCTGCAGCTGAAATAAAAAATCAATTACAGAAAACAAATGATGTCATTGAAGCGACAACAGGACGTGTTCCAACGTGGTTTGGTCCACCGAGTGGCAGCTATCGTGATGAAGTGGTTAAAATTGCAGATATTATGGGTCTAGGGACGATTATTTGGAGTGTGGATACAATCGATTGGCAAAGACCAGCGCCGGAAACGGTCATTCAGCGGGTTGAGTCAAAAATTCATCCTGGCGCATTAGTTTTAATGCACCCGACCGCCCCTACTGCTAAAGCGCTTGATCGGATGATTACCATTATTGAATCAAAAAGCTTAAAGATTGGAACAGTTTCTGAAACCTTAAGTGAGAATCGAATTAATTAG
- the ribF gene encoding bifunctional riboflavin kinase/FAD synthetase — MKVIRINHPHQYLQSEFPEIAVALGYFDGVHLGHQLVIKEAIKKANNHGWKSAVMTFDPHPSVVLGKSDQRVSYITPLSEKINLIENLGIDYLFIVHFTLEFANLLPQEFIDQYIIGLNVKHVVAGFDYAYGRMGKGNMETIPFHSRGMFDSTIIPKFVLDEEKVSTTRIRAELNAGNVEVLPTLLGRHYATTGTVIHGEKRGRTIGFPTANIDVGEDYLLPPTGVYAVRIKVGQTWYGGVCNRGYKPTFHQNLNKETIEVHIFDFDGQIYDQSVTVEWHLRLRSEQKFNGIEELVTQIEKDKQNALSYFMCKFSAE, encoded by the coding sequence GTGAAAGTAATAAGAATAAATCATCCCCATCAGTATTTGCAATCAGAATTTCCTGAAATAGCAGTGGCATTAGGCTATTTTGATGGAGTCCATCTAGGACATCAGCTTGTGATAAAAGAAGCGATAAAAAAAGCGAATAATCATGGCTGGAAAAGTGCAGTCATGACGTTTGACCCACACCCTTCCGTTGTTTTAGGAAAAAGTGATCAACGTGTTTCTTATATCACACCATTATCGGAAAAGATTAATCTTATCGAGAACCTCGGGATAGATTACTTGTTTATTGTCCACTTTACATTGGAATTCGCAAATCTATTGCCACAGGAATTTATTGATCAATATATCATTGGATTAAATGTAAAGCATGTGGTTGCAGGCTTTGATTATGCTTATGGAAGAATGGGTAAAGGAAATATGGAGACCATTCCCTTTCATTCTAGAGGTATGTTTGATTCTACAATCATACCGAAATTTGTGTTAGACGAGGAAAAGGTAAGTACAACCCGAATTCGCGCAGAGCTTAACGCTGGAAATGTTGAAGTTCTACCAACTCTCCTCGGTAGACATTATGCAACAACGGGAACAGTTATACACGGTGAAAAAAGAGGACGCACAATCGGTTTTCCGACAGCAAACATTGACGTTGGCGAAGATTATCTACTCCCACCAACAGGTGTATACGCTGTTAGGATCAAAGTAGGCCAAACCTGGTACGGTGGAGTTTGTAATCGAGGCTATAAACCGACATTTCATCAAAATTTAAACAAAGAAACAATTGAAGTTCATATTTTCGATTTTGACGGACAAATTTACGATCAAAGTGTCACGGTTGAATGGCATCTAAGACTTCGTTCAGAGCAAAAATTTAATGGGATCGAAGAGCTAGTGACACAAATCGAGAAGGATAAACAAAATGCCCTTTCATACTTTATGTGCAAATTTTCAGCGGAGTAA